atgaaatttacatgaaaatcccaaaaggattaaaattgcctgaagcatgtaaaaagtctcgggaagtatactcaataaaactccaaagatcattatatggtctgaaacaatcagggcgcatgtggtataatcgcctaagtgagtacttaataaatgaaggctatattaatgatgttatttgtccatgtatttttattaagaaaacagaatcagagtttgttatactcgccgtctatgttgatgacataaatctcattggaacccctgaagaggtccaaaaggcaattgaatatctaaagaaagaatttgaaatgaaagaccttggaaagacaaaactttgtctaggtctgcaaattgaacattcagcagacggagtttttgtccatcaatctgcctacactgagaaaatcttaaaaagattttatatggacaaagcacatccattaagtactccaatggttgttcgatcacttgaagtggaaaaagatcaatttcgacctccaggagaagatgaagaaattcttggtcctgaagtaccatatcttagtgctattggtgcacttatgtatcttgctaacgcaactaggcctgatataacatttctgttaatttgctagcaaggtatagttcttccccaacgcgaaggcattggaacggtatcaaacatattttgcgatacctgaagggtacgattgatatgggtttgttttatactaacaaaggttgcgcaaACCTTATTgggttttatactaacaaaggttgcgcagaccttattggttatgcagatgtaggttatttatcagacccataTAAaactcgatctcagacaggttatctgtttacacacggagggactgctatatcatggcgatctacaaaatagtccattgttgctacttcttcaaatcatgctgaaataatagcaattcatgaagcaagtagagaatgtgtgtggttgagatcgatgatatagttcatcaaagaaagatgtggtctggaaaataatgttaaaatacccacaattatattcgaagacaatgccgcgtgcataactcaattgaaaggtggcttcataaaaggagacagaacgaaacacatttcaccaaaattattcttcacacatgatcttcagaagaatggtgaaattgatgtacaacaagttcgttcaagtgataatcttgcagatttattcacaaaggcattaccaacatcaacttttgagaagttaaggcataaggttggaatgcgccgtctccaaaatattaaatgaagtttttatctgggggagtaaaatacgcgctgcactctttttcccttaaccacggttttgtcccactgagtTTTCCtggcaaggtttttaatgaggcagcaatcaaggcgtattaccagatttgtgtactctttttccttcattaggcttttcccactgggttttttcctagtaaggttttaacgaggcacaacatcagaataacttagtatattatttcttgaaaAGTGTTTTTATGTAaacacattacacgtggacatccaagggggagtgttaagtgGAATGTCCACATATTAAGTGGAATGTCCACTACATAATATATTAAAGTGGGTCTCACTAAAAGTGGGCAGCCCACTAATCATCTTCTAACActaatttttctatatatattgcCATGAATTGGCAATGAAAGAATGTGAAGAATAGAAATACATATACGCAattcctctctttctctcttgtgTTCTGTTTTCCTCAATATCTctctttcaataattttacttaattttgccaagctagttatttttataacataattaaCTTTTGAGGAGAAATTATAGTGCTATAATGAGTACCAAGCTAGACGACATTGACCAAAAGTCTACGCAGTCCAAATGCCTTGATTTTAGAGTTTAACTTCTATCCTTAAAAATACTTTTTCCGTCCCATTTTTATTGtcataataaaattttacacaattttaaaaaaagattaattaGAAGTATTATTTGACTAATATAACTTTTATTAATTCTTTgatttttatctatttatgtGCATCTTAATTCTAGAACAATTAATGttaagaataaaattaaaaaaatataattaattctcttttgattatttaaattaataactATTTTATGAAAATCATTTTTAGTATACATGACAACGAAGTATGATATCATAACATACAAGAATTCAGTGTTTGAATTCTACCGCCAATCATTATTAAAAGTTCAAAAGAATTTAAACGTGTTTGGTATAAAAGTCATAATTGATTCAAAAGTAAGAGTGTGGTTAACAGGTCaataaaatagattaaaaatcattaaattttaaatttaaattttcacaaagacaaaaatactaaataattttatatttttcattcaagtttgaTATCCACCTGTAGAGTAGACTTCACATTAAACACAGGGTACGTACTATtgatcttaataaaaagtaagaTCTTTTTCCTTACTACCATAATTCTCCATTGCTGTATTTTTCCATAATTCACTGTCAGTCGAGTAAATATAGGGACGATGATGACGAAATCAACAACTAACCTAGTAAATGAGCCTTGTTCTAATATCATACTTCCTCTCCCTCCCGAcgaatattttttaatcaatctcaaaagaaaattatattgagtaataatttaattttaaaatgttcaCTTTATTCTTAATAAGATGATTCACAGTTGCACAAACATCTACGATATTATTTTACatcataagttttaaaaataataaattttttaattaaatttagtgtcaagtcaaataatatagatAATTGAGATGAATGGATCAAGAATCATTTAATTCATTAAAGTACTTTATATAGCTACATCAGCATGACAACCTCattattaaattttttgtcGTCTATTTATACATACcctttatagaaacaaaaaaacacaaatattacctaaaagaaaacaaaacaaaaattgaaACTTCATCTTGAATATGCCTAGACCAAGATGGAGTCCAACACCACAACAACTTATGATTCTACAAGATTTGTATAGAAAAGGGTTGAGAAATCCAACATCAAGTCAAGTACAAAAGATCACaactcatctttctttttatgGAAAGATTCAATGCAAGAATGTATTTTATTGGTTTCAAAACCACAAAGCTAGGGACAGACAAAAGCTCAGAAAAGAAGTGATGATGCTTCACAAAATGCAGAAAAACTCTAGTGATGATGCTCCTCAATTTCATACCACTCCCACCAACAATAGCAATATTCTTGACTACATGAATTTCCCTCCTAGTACTTttcatacactttaccctcacTCTCCTCCCATATTGTTTCAtcaggtacatatatatatatatatatatgtatatatatatatttatctatgcATTACTTCTAGATAGATAATCCTAGAATATTTTAATTGActcttatattaaaaatagacgTTTCATTTTATTTGTCGATTTTAGCAAATTAAGAGAGAGTTTTATTACTTTCTTCTCATACTACTCTTTGTACTCCTTTCGTTCAGTTTTACTTATTCACTTTGGACTTTGTACTCCACTTAAGAAAAAATGAttaatatgattattttatcataacacctttattaattgatgtttagtattaggtcttgaaaaatgatttgctaagagtctgtttggattgacttttgacttataagctaaaagacataagttagaaattctatcttatgatttttggcttatatttttttattttagcttAAAACAAAGTGCTTTTAAACACTTTTTTAATTACTGAAACACTCCAAAAGTACTTAAAAGCACTtaaataagccaatccaaatggAAAACATGGAATATGTTAaaagtgacaagtaaaaattaaaatctatTTGTGAAATAGcgaacaagtaaaagtgaactgatggattattaaataattacatAAGTAGTAGTAGTTTTCTTAAGGGGTATGTCAGGTCAATAGAGGCGAAGTTgtatgaaacggagggagtacttTCTTTCCATACTATCCTTAGtattaaataacaatataaaatagtagtaatcaatttagagtttcaaaatattattaataaggTCAGTTTAGTAAAACTAAATACATCTCAAATAAAACTTGCTTAAGGAGTGGACAAGTCAACACGGATTAAGTAatatgaaacggagggagtacacTATTACTTAtccactatattaaaaatacgTCTCCACTTTTACTTATCAATTTTAGCATATCAAGacaaatacatattttattttcatattttacccTTAACACTAATTACTTAttccaaaattattttcaagatCTAAGACTCtacatcaattaatatgaataatgtggtaaaatattcatattaattattatttttaagggACATGCAAAATTCAAAGTGGACAAATAAAAGTAAACAAAGGGAGTACTATCTTATCCCTTGTTTGGTTAATAATGATATACGTTATGCCATGATTAGTAACTAATATTGAGATTAGTTATTCTTGCCACTAGAGGATGGAATAACAGTACCGATATTAGTTATCCCGGGGTAATATAatgaaatgacaaaaatatccaTGAGACCCTTTTACTTGAcacttttcctttttagttaGTCCAAAAAAATGATatcttttatatttagtaatagattaattttaaaatacccattttatccttaatatatctATGGCTTATGTtagatcataattttttttaaatccgTGTCTAATCAAACAcagtcacataaattaaaacagatAGAGT
This region of Solanum dulcamara chromosome 9, daSolDulc1.2, whole genome shotgun sequence genomic DNA includes:
- the LOC129904274 gene encoding WUSCHEL-related homeobox 3-like, with the protein product MPRPRWSPTPQQLMILQDLYRKGLRNPTSSQVQKITTHLSFYGKIQCKNVFYWFQNHKARDRQKLRKEVMMLHKMQKNSSDDAPQFHTTPTNNSNILDYMNFPPSTFHTLYPHSPPILFHQAEGKDTSSSAHQMMNNMGNVDFPKQCAIENGMIRTNVQGWILMMTDMCPNSIPSFSNKPLETLELFPIKATGIKE